Proteins from a single region of Mucilaginibacter daejeonensis:
- a CDS encoding beta-ketoacyl-[acyl-carrier-protein] synthase family protein, whose translation MSQNVYIAGAGVITAIGNNVSEHLAAFKAGKEGMGPITLLRTIHQGKLPVAEVKLSNEELVSMTGLPDRTSRTALLSLIAAREAVADAAIPDLHQWRTGFVSANTVGGMDKSEDFFVKFLEDNNKGKLRDVYDHECGSMTEIVADQLGVKDVVTTISTACSSSANAVFYGARLIRNNMVDVVIAGGADALTKFTLNGFNTLMILDNELCKPFDQDRKGLNLGEGAGYVVLVSEKVAARLTKEVICKLSGYTNSNDAYHQTASSPEGTGSYLAMQGALKKAGLATTDISYINLHGTGTVNNDDSEGTAIKRLFDPHYPPLSSTKSFTGHTLGASGGVEAVFSVLAIKHQLIYPNLRFNKRMENMPFEPETKYTTDVPVEHVMSNSFGFGGNCTSLIFSAVRS comes from the coding sequence ATGAGCCAAAACGTTTATATAGCAGGTGCAGGTGTGATCACCGCCATTGGCAACAATGTGAGTGAACACCTGGCCGCCTTCAAAGCCGGTAAGGAAGGCATGGGGCCGATCACCCTGTTGCGTACCATTCATCAGGGTAAGCTTCCTGTTGCCGAGGTGAAACTCAGTAACGAGGAATTGGTGAGCATGACCGGCCTGCCCGATCGCACCAGCCGCACGGCCTTATTAAGCCTGATCGCTGCCCGTGAGGCAGTGGCTGATGCGGCCATCCCTGATCTGCACCAATGGCGCACCGGCTTCGTATCGGCCAACACCGTTGGCGGTATGGATAAGAGCGAAGACTTTTTCGTGAAGTTCCTCGAAGATAATAACAAAGGTAAATTGCGCGATGTGTATGATCACGAATGCGGCAGCATGACCGAGATCGTGGCCGATCAGCTTGGCGTTAAGGATGTGGTGACCACGATCAGTACAGCCTGTTCCTCATCAGCGAACGCCGTTTTCTACGGGGCTCGGCTTATTCGTAACAACATGGTGGATGTGGTGATCGCCGGTGGTGCCGATGCGCTGACCAAGTTCACACTCAATGGGTTTAATACCCTCATGATATTGGATAACGAACTGTGCAAACCTTTTGACCAGGACCGTAAAGGACTCAACCTGGGCGAAGGTGCCGGTTATGTGGTGCTGGTATCAGAGAAAGTAGCCGCTAGGTTGACCAAAGAGGTGATCTGCAAGCTGAGCGGTTATACGAACAGCAATGATGCCTACCATCAAACCGCATCATCGCCTGAAGGTACAGGGTCATATTTGGCTATGCAGGGCGCTTTGAAGAAAGCCGGGTTGGCCACAACGGATATCAGCTACATCAACTTACATGGAACGGGTACGGTGAATAACGATGATTCGGAAGGGACAGCCATCAAGCGTTTGTTCGACCCGCACTATCCGCCATTGAGCTCTACCAAATCGTTCACCGGGCATACGCTGGGTGCAAGTGGTGGGGTAGAGGCGGTGTTCTCGGTGTTGGCCATCAAACATCAGCTCATCTATCCTAACCTTCGTTTCAACAAGCGGATGGAGAACATGCCATTTGAGCCGGAGACAAAATACACTACTGATGTTCCGGTAGAACACGTCATGTCCAACTCCTTCGGGTTTGGCGGTAATTGTACATCTTTAATATTCTCGGCGGTTCGATCATGA
- a CDS encoding beta-ketoacyl-[acyl-carrier-protein] synthase family protein, with protein MYNGLELFSNEQATGVANLLLSIYQHFHFNYPKFYKMDNLSKLGWLASEVLLKDIDLRNDHQPEEVGMVLANANSSLDNDLRYYNTIDDVPSPAVFVYTLPNIVIGEICIRNNIKGEHSFFIQPAFDANFIHEQVSYLLDHDILNTCICGWVDVLGDQYKAALYLVEKQDRVSSMPFTPQHMDRLFNTKNS; from the coding sequence ATGTATAACGGCCTCGAACTGTTCAGTAATGAGCAAGCCACAGGGGTAGCGAATCTGTTATTGTCGATCTACCAGCATTTCCATTTCAATTATCCTAAATTTTATAAAATGGATAACCTGAGCAAGCTGGGATGGCTGGCCTCAGAGGTTCTGTTAAAGGATATTGACCTGCGTAATGATCACCAGCCTGAAGAAGTAGGCATGGTGCTGGCCAATGCTAACTCGAGCCTCGACAACGATCTGCGGTATTACAACACCATTGATGATGTGCCCAGCCCGGCGGTTTTCGTGTATACGCTGCCCAATATCGTTATAGGCGAGATATGCATTCGCAACAACATCAAGGGCGAGCATTCGTTCTTTATTCAGCCGGCTTTTGATGCCAACTTTATACACGAGCAGGTAAGTTATCTGCTGGACCACGACATCTTAAACACCTGTATTTGCGGATGGGTGGATGTGCTGGGAGACCAATATAAAGCGGCATTATACCTGGTGGAGAAGCAGGACCGTGTGAGCAGCATGCCGTTCACTCCCCAACATATGGACCGATTGTTCAATACTAAAAATAGCTAA
- a CDS encoding beta-ketoacyl-[acyl-carrier-protein] synthase family protein: protein MSNETPNAYVVAHNIYTPLGRTTIDNVEALKAGKSGVERRVDETLSATPIYASMFDQDEHFINDTSNTYTRFERLLIASVQDTLSRTDIDVAAPDTIFIVSSTKGNIGLLETEEHTPELNTRISLATSAQLVASYFGGTVAPIVVSNACISGVLAIVTAMRSLRAGKYQNVIVTGADLVSRFVASGFSSFKALSDGVCRPFDRDRTGLNLGEGAGTIILSSNDRYQGNFKVLGGGISNDANHISGPSRTGQELAHAITQAMADAGKRSEDIGMISAHGTATPYNDEMEAAAITLAGLSQVPLNSLKANYGHTLGAAGLIESIASLEAIQQGVILPTVGYEHLGVTHPVKVSAHTETLQADTFLKTASGFGGCNGAVIFGK, encoded by the coding sequence ATGAGCAACGAAACACCGAACGCATATGTAGTGGCGCACAACATTTATACGCCACTTGGAAGAACGACGATCGACAATGTTGAGGCCTTGAAAGCAGGTAAGAGCGGGGTAGAGCGTCGTGTCGATGAAACGCTTTCAGCTACGCCCATCTACGCCTCAATGTTTGATCAGGACGAACATTTCATAAACGATACATCAAATACTTATACCCGCTTCGAGCGGTTACTTATCGCGTCGGTGCAAGATACTTTAAGTCGAACCGATATCGACGTGGCCGCACCTGATACGATCTTCATCGTATCCTCCACCAAAGGGAACATAGGATTATTAGAGACCGAAGAGCATACGCCTGAGCTCAATACCAGGATATCATTAGCAACTTCAGCGCAATTAGTAGCCTCATATTTTGGCGGCACTGTTGCACCTATCGTGGTGTCTAATGCCTGCATTTCAGGTGTATTGGCTATAGTGACCGCTATGCGATCACTTCGGGCCGGTAAATATCAGAACGTGATTGTGACCGGCGCTGATCTGGTTTCCAGATTTGTGGCATCGGGTTTTAGCTCCTTCAAGGCCCTGAGCGATGGCGTTTGCCGTCCGTTCGACCGTGACCGCACCGGGCTTAACCTCGGCGAAGGTGCCGGTACCATCATCCTGTCATCGAACGATCGTTACCAAGGCAACTTTAAAGTTTTGGGTGGCGGCATCAGCAATGATGCTAATCACATATCCGGGCCATCACGTACCGGGCAGGAGTTAGCTCATGCGATCACCCAGGCCATGGCCGATGCCGGTAAGCGATCGGAAGACATTGGCATGATATCGGCCCACGGTACAGCCACACCATACAATGACGAGATGGAAGCTGCGGCCATCACACTGGCAGGGCTTTCACAAGTGCCGCTTAACAGTTTAAAGGCCAACTATGGCCATACGCTGGGTGCAGCAGGCCTGATCGAAAGCATTGCGTCCTTGGAGGCCATACAACAAGGTGTTATATTACCTACCGTAGGCTACGAGCATTTGGGTGTAACCCACCCGGTAAAAGTGAGTGCCCATACCGAAACCTTACAAGCCGATACTTTTTTAAAAACCGCCTCAGGTTTTGGCGGTTGCAACGGAGCTGTTATATTTGGAAAGTGA
- a CDS encoding 3-hydroxyacyl-ACP dehydratase gives MQLPVDDITALIPQKHPFVMVGRLLHVDDELIRSSFVISPDNMMVSNGHFTEGGLIENIAQTAALRAGYVASVNGTPVKNGYIGSVKDLEILALPKVNDELITEIRVDSQIGNMTILTGQVWSGTELIAKCDMRVLEEEESV, from the coding sequence ATGCAGCTGCCTGTTGACGACATCACCGCATTGATCCCGCAAAAGCACCCTTTTGTGATGGTAGGCAGGTTGCTGCACGTGGATGATGAACTGATCAGAAGCAGTTTTGTGATCAGCCCTGATAATATGATGGTCAGCAACGGGCATTTTACCGAAGGCGGCCTGATCGAGAACATAGCACAGACGGCCGCATTGCGTGCCGGTTATGTGGCATCGGTAAATGGCACACCGGTTAAAAATGGTTACATAGGCAGTGTGAAGGACCTGGAGATATTGGCTTTGCCAAAAGTGAATGACGAGCTGATCACCGAGATACGTGTCGATAGCCAGATCGGCAACATGACCATATTGACCGGTCAGGTGTGGTCAGGGACCGAACTGATCGCTAAATGTGACATGCGGGTGCTGGAGGAGGAAGAAAGCGTTTAA
- the fabG gene encoding 3-oxoacyl-ACP reductase FabG, which translates to MKCALITGGSRGIGRAICVKMAALGYHVLINYKSNLEEAQNTLEQVKQAGSTGEILQFDVSDKEQIKQVLSAWIDAHEDHEIEVLVNNAGIRADSLMAWMEEDQWDNVMKTNLDSFFYVTRLVLNGMLTRKYGRIVNVVSLSGIKGLAGQTNYSAAKAGVIGATKALAQEVGRQGITVNALAPGFIRTDMTEELDEKELRNLIPVRRFGKPEEVAHAAAFLASPDAAYITGQILSVNGGLYS; encoded by the coding sequence CCGGTGGTTCGCGTGGCATAGGCCGCGCCATCTGCGTTAAAATGGCAGCATTGGGCTACCATGTGCTCATCAATTATAAAAGCAATCTCGAAGAGGCACAAAATACGTTAGAGCAGGTCAAGCAAGCCGGTAGTACCGGTGAGATCCTGCAATTCGACGTTTCCGATAAAGAACAGATCAAACAGGTGTTAAGCGCCTGGATAGATGCCCACGAAGATCACGAGATAGAGGTATTGGTGAACAATGCCGGTATCCGTGCCGATAGCCTGATGGCTTGGATGGAAGAGGACCAATGGGATAACGTGATGAAGACCAACCTAGATAGCTTTTTTTATGTGACCCGCCTTGTACTCAACGGAATGCTGACCCGTAAATATGGCCGCATAGTTAACGTAGTATCGCTATCAGGTATCAAGGGCCTTGCTGGTCAAACCAATTATTCGGCTGCTAAGGCCGGTGTGATCGGTGCTACCAAAGCACTGGCACAGGAGGTAGGCAGGCAGGGTATCACAGTGAACGCCCTGGCCCCTGGCTTTATCCGTACCGATATGACCGAAGAACTGGACGAAAAAGAACTTCGGAACCTGATCCCGGTACGCCGTTTCGGCAAGCCTGAAGAAGTAGCTCATGCGGCGGCTTTCCTGGCCTCACCAGATGCTGCTTATATTACCGGACAGATCCTTTCTGTTAACGGGGGACTATATTCATAA